A single Chryseobacterium sp. DNA region contains:
- a CDS encoding OmpA family protein, which translates to MMRRWVNVEVNNGEINVKVQNTSQWKGTIKDIKEVEELYVKVKDPKTGKYIVDENNDDIHARFLRMKNQLVAEAPQKPQNVVPTKIYAPDKNLARYEPCKFETIQISDIIFDKDKEVKKPVMLFDNGVGVRNIAAKETIHATIFYEFNSAIIEGDGEKKLNNILRFLLEHQHSTITVDGYACVIGKMQYNQGLSQKRSDIVKKFFTDGGLDSKRIKSLGKGEVNPTDDKQGRDNIKYKDEKEYKNNRRVDIYFDYFPHDANTIVYETIAPSVSTKRNITIEVAGYDTKACFRNNDLHTKEIRVLDVGQAIDAGDKEKKFAPPSFDYPVYSELSRINVLPLQYIWPEANTPNKIHLHAHSCRFYSSKKRTTVLIKAYPDIKWGFHFFLNLSNDLSVKWQNLSAAKHKEMQSKAGKIGAEKRWKQTEIDFGVTLEADWDRTGADSYNGHFDATLKYEEKIKWMYKVFSSLKEFSKGVTDQTKGKIRKNSFTSKLPLKIEMKPPNFCLGADWMLQRGQKNRKALPTIGTDLKLYFKASPVVGIEMTIDLLDMLIQAGVGVVSGGTANVAAKLILDEVRAWLADDDHPITLNMYIDLKFFGTISGESHINFNTNSDAGKADAKLETQIGIELDAGIEVKAKFVVIIAEAYAEGKIKATGKATATFGHNLIYDQKSSTQKTLYYKPDLKFDGLIATVVVKASVGLYIKKGILKGDRKMDLADFDKTYEIIPEFDIIEKLEKYTGFSARIPFIQQG; encoded by the coding sequence ATGATGAGGAGATGGGTGAATGTAGAGGTAAATAACGGTGAAATTAATGTCAAAGTCCAGAATACTTCCCAGTGGAAAGGAACAATAAAGGATATAAAAGAGGTCGAAGAATTATATGTAAAAGTTAAAGATCCTAAAACCGGAAAATATATTGTCGATGAGAATAACGATGATATCCACGCAAGATTTCTGAGGATGAAGAACCAATTGGTTGCGGAAGCCCCTCAAAAACCTCAGAATGTTGTTCCTACCAAGATCTATGCACCCGATAAAAACCTGGCAAGGTATGAGCCCTGTAAGTTTGAGACCATTCAGATCAGCGATATCATTTTTGATAAGGACAAAGAGGTTAAAAAACCGGTCATGCTTTTTGATAACGGGGTCGGGGTTAGAAATATCGCAGCAAAGGAAACCATTCATGCCACTATTTTTTATGAATTTAATTCTGCAATTATAGAAGGAGACGGAGAAAAAAAACTGAATAATATTCTTCGCTTCTTATTGGAACACCAGCATTCCACCATTACAGTGGACGGATACGCCTGTGTCATTGGAAAAATGCAGTATAACCAGGGCCTTTCACAGAAAAGGTCGGATATTGTAAAAAAGTTTTTTACAGATGGAGGCCTGGACAGCAAAAGGATAAAGTCTCTCGGAAAAGGAGAGGTAAATCCTACAGATGATAAACAGGGCCGGGATAACATAAAATATAAGGACGAAAAAGAATATAAAAATAATCGCAGAGTAGATATCTATTTCGATTATTTCCCACACGACGCCAATACGATTGTGTACGAAACGATTGCCCCTTCAGTTTCCACGAAAAGGAATATAACCATCGAAGTGGCAGGCTATGATACCAAGGCGTGTTTCAGAAATAATGACCTCCACACAAAAGAGATCCGGGTACTGGATGTGGGGCAGGCCATTGATGCAGGAGATAAAGAGAAAAAATTTGCTCCGCCATCATTTGATTATCCGGTTTATTCCGAGCTTTCCAGGATTAATGTACTTCCGCTGCAATACATCTGGCCGGAAGCCAATACTCCGAACAAAATCCATCTGCATGCCCACAGCTGCAGATTTTACAGCAGCAAGAAAAGAACTACCGTCTTAATAAAAGCTTATCCCGATATCAAATGGGGATTTCATTTCTTCCTGAATCTGAGCAATGATCTCAGTGTTAAATGGCAGAACCTTTCGGCGGCAAAACATAAAGAAATGCAGAGCAAAGCCGGTAAAATAGGGGCCGAAAAAAGATGGAAGCAGACCGAGATCGATTTTGGAGTAACGCTGGAGGCGGATTGGGACAGAACAGGGGCCGATAGTTATAATGGCCATTTTGATGCTACCCTGAAATACGAGGAGAAGATAAAATGGATGTATAAAGTCTTCAGCTCACTGAAAGAGTTTTCAAAAGGAGTGACTGACCAAACCAAAGGTAAGATAAGAAAGAATAGCTTTACCAGTAAGCTGCCGTTAAAAATAGAAATGAAGCCGCCTAACTTCTGTCTGGGAGCAGACTGGATGTTGCAAAGAGGCCAGAAGAACAGGAAAGCACTGCCTACTATTGGGACAGATCTTAAATTGTATTTTAAAGCTTCCCCGGTGGTAGGGATTGAAATGACGATAGATCTTCTCGATATGCTGATCCAGGCCGGAGTAGGAGTAGTAAGTGGCGGAACGGCCAACGTTGCTGCCAAGCTGATCCTTGATGAAGTAAGAGCCTGGCTGGCTGATGATGATCATCCGATCACCTTAAATATGTATATAGACCTGAAGTTTTTCGGAACCATTTCAGGTGAATCCCATATCAATTTTAATACTAATTCAGATGCGGGTAAAGCAGATGCAAAGCTGGAGACCCAGATTGGTATTGAATTGGATGCAGGTATCGAGGTAAAAGCAAAATTTGTTGTCATCATTGCTGAAGCTTATGCTGAAGGGAAAATAAAAGCAACAGGTAAGGCTACCGCTACTTTTGGACATAATCTAATTTATGATCAGAAGAGCAGTACCCAGAAAACCCTCTACTATAAACCGGATCTTAAATTTGACGGATTGATTGCTACAGTAGTAGTGAAGGCAAGTGTTGGCTTATACATTAAAAAAGGAATTTTAAAAGGAGACAGAAAAATGGATCTTGCAGACTTTGATAAAACATACGAAATCATCCCTGAATTTGATATTATTGAAAAGTTGGAAAAATATACAGGATTCTCTGCAAGGATACCATTCATTCAGCAAGGATAA
- a CDS encoding DUF4280 domain-containing protein, with the protein MAEKHIVVQGAMCKCQFGQAPDKLKVLTHQKEYANDKSASKKLIVTTKEIGGATFEKNTFGNCTKNGGPPPPCKIMVTEWQNFYDKVQLSNGGFIILEDSKAVCAVAGTPCIEIIDHGQRTEAGQQNFKNADPDVQQQINPLVDAEEMYKKEIMYDTSGDA; encoded by the coding sequence ATGGCAGAAAAACATATTGTAGTACAGGGCGCTATGTGCAAATGTCAGTTCGGACAGGCTCCGGATAAGCTTAAGGTGCTTACCCATCAGAAAGAATATGCCAATGATAAGAGTGCTTCCAAAAAGCTGATCGTAACCACAAAGGAGATCGGTGGGGCAACCTTTGAGAAAAATACTTTTGGCAACTGTACCAAAAATGGAGGCCCGCCGCCGCCGTGCAAGATTATGGTTACCGAATGGCAGAATTTTTATGATAAAGTACAGCTCAGCAACGGTGGATTTATCATCCTTGAAGACAGTAAAGCCGTTTGTGCTGTAGCCGGTACTCCATGCATTGAGATCATAGATCATGGCCAGAGAACCGAAGCCGGTCAGCAGAATTTTAAAAATGCGGACCCGGATGTGCAGCAACAGATCAATCCATTGGTGGATGCTGAAGAAATGTACAAAAAAGAAATAATGTATGATACATCAGGGGATGCTTAA
- a CDS encoding DUF2235 domain-containing protein, producing the protein MHNNQFGDYTPSISKEEVLDITIGIFFDGTLNNKTNTTARKENNEAYKKHGGKPSDNNSYNNDWSNVARMWDNYDKNFGIYIEGIGTEDSKGDATLGYAFGTGETGIRGKVRKGCEEIVKKVKNIKSSKKADKIAVLTFDVFGFSRGAAAARNFVHEIGKAKYKANTHTASNEGMSVTSYSDDDGKSVSSEELPKWGHLGLKLEEAGITVDVLKVRFLGIYDTVSSYSKYLSPVPNFSNDVEELSLNDIGKAQTVIHFIAENEHRENFDLTQVHIGTEKTFPGVHCDVGGAYENGTEIWEEVETSWTTSSKLVALKEQLVSEGWYEKDQLIITPGFYLALRGERYLLKTYSYIPLHFMAEYSIDKNLPITLKKLTDEKYSITNDQFLLGIKDRLRPYVMGGGKPYSFRRFKELRDAYGGAEIPEHHYDAYQKEVKEQDDLRFLRNKYLHWSARREGIGMDPRSDRNRVIH; encoded by the coding sequence ATGCACAACAATCAATTTGGAGATTATACACCTTCTATATCCAAAGAGGAAGTATTAGATATTACGATTGGAATTTTTTTTGACGGGACTTTAAATAACAAGACCAATACCACAGCCAGAAAAGAAAATAATGAGGCTTATAAAAAACATGGAGGTAAACCGTCTGATAACAACAGTTACAATAATGACTGGAGTAATGTAGCCCGGATGTGGGATAACTACGATAAAAATTTCGGGATTTATATAGAAGGGATCGGTACTGAAGATTCTAAAGGAGATGCCACCTTGGGATATGCTTTTGGAACAGGTGAAACCGGAATCAGAGGAAAGGTAAGAAAAGGCTGTGAAGAGATCGTAAAAAAAGTGAAAAACATTAAAAGTTCAAAAAAAGCAGATAAGATTGCGGTCCTTACTTTTGATGTATTCGGCTTTAGCCGCGGAGCCGCTGCCGCCCGTAACTTTGTACATGAAATAGGAAAAGCAAAATATAAAGCGAATACCCATACTGCCTCAAATGAAGGGATGAGCGTCACTTCCTATTCGGATGACGACGGTAAAAGTGTCAGCTCGGAAGAACTTCCTAAGTGGGGACATCTGGGATTGAAATTAGAAGAAGCCGGAATTACCGTTGATGTGTTGAAAGTAAGATTCTTGGGAATCTATGATACTGTTTCTTCCTATTCAAAATATTTATCGCCGGTTCCGAACTTCAGTAATGATGTAGAGGAATTAAGCTTAAATGATATCGGTAAAGCACAGACGGTGATTCATTTTATCGCAGAAAATGAACATAGGGAAAACTTTGACCTTACCCAGGTACATATTGGAACTGAAAAAACGTTTCCCGGTGTACACTGCGATGTGGGCGGAGCGTATGAAAACGGAACGGAAATATGGGAAGAAGTGGAAACATCATGGACTACCAGTTCCAAATTAGTTGCCTTGAAGGAACAGCTGGTTTCAGAAGGATGGTATGAAAAAGATCAGCTTATCATTACCCCGGGGTTTTACCTTGCACTGCGGGGAGAACGTTACCTGCTAAAAACCTATAGCTATATTCCTTTGCACTTTATGGCTGAGTATAGTATTGATAAAAATCTTCCCATTACCTTAAAAAAACTTACTGATGAGAAGTATTCCATTACCAATGACCAGTTTTTACTGGGTATAAAAGACCGTCTCAGACCTTATGTGATGGGCGGAGGGAAGCCTTATTCCTTCAGACGTTTCAAGGAGCTGCGTGATGCCTATGGAGGGGCAGAAATTCCGGAACATCACTATGACGCTTACCAGAAAGAAGTTAAAGAACAGGATGATCTGAGATTTCTTCGGAATAAATACCTGCACTGGTCTGCAAGAAGAGAAGGTATTGGTATGGACCCTAGATCCGACAGAAACAGGGTAATTCATTAA
- a CDS encoding DUF2931 family protein, with translation MGTSNVKGLILLVLLSFSVMNCQKKKMEEKYSWLGTISAPQEYPMEIYRGAIVADDFTYNFDSIWGTQNTGWGNEGGTMSVETETMELPHHLEFTWYSLVEKKFYTGKWELDQKKIKSLFDEGFVDQDTRKRTTYSSFVVGLAPKGRVVLWVKGPGNQKEAGVFQAHDTIIAKEKAYDNAQYMFKEGFADRMLNDPEYKTFKPEIREKIKEQGYPAADTYDLYREKYHWKPVVILPEGGVWIDFGFTNYNGEQENLFAKSLDDNTYKSRAIPKFCGFYWRDKNKNRYAVWVDSFDEKEIFELFQKLGKDEDIDFTIKVNGDNTNAFLSLVTEKEELSITKAKIRLSRKIE, from the coding sequence ATGGGAACAAGTAATGTAAAAGGGCTCATCCTTTTAGTTTTATTGAGTTTCTCGGTAATGAATTGTCAAAAGAAAAAAATGGAAGAAAAATACAGCTGGCTGGGAACCATTTCCGCACCTCAGGAATATCCGATGGAAATTTACAGGGGCGCTATTGTAGCGGATGATTTTACCTATAATTTTGATAGTATTTGGGGAACCCAAAATACAGGCTGGGGAAATGAAGGCGGAACCATGAGTGTGGAAACCGAAACAATGGAGCTTCCGCATCATCTGGAATTTACCTGGTATTCTTTAGTGGAAAAAAAGTTTTACACCGGAAAATGGGAGCTGGATCAGAAAAAAATAAAAAGTCTTTTTGATGAGGGTTTTGTAGATCAGGATACCCGTAAACGTACAACGTACAGTTCTTTTGTTGTAGGGTTGGCCCCGAAAGGAAGGGTCGTTTTATGGGTAAAAGGTCCGGGAAATCAGAAAGAAGCAGGTGTCTTTCAGGCTCATGATACCATTATTGCCAAGGAAAAAGCATATGATAACGCTCAGTACATGTTTAAAGAAGGATTTGCAGACAGAATGCTGAATGATCCGGAATACAAGACTTTTAAACCTGAAATTCGTGAAAAGATTAAGGAACAGGGATATCCGGCTGCAGATACTTATGATCTGTACAGAGAAAAATACCACTGGAAACCTGTGGTGATCCTTCCTGAAGGAGGTGTATGGATCGATTTCGGATTTACCAACTATAATGGAGAACAGGAAAACCTTTTTGCAAAGAGTTTAGATGACAATACTTACAAAAGCCGGGCTATTCCAAAATTCTGTGGATTTTACTGGAGAGATAAAAACAAGAACAGATATGCTGTATGGGTAGATTCTTTCGATGAGAAAGAAATCTTTGAATTATTTCAAAAACTGGGTAAAGACGAAGACATTGATTTTACCATTAAAGTTAACGGAGATAACACCAACGCATTTTTATCTTTAGTGACTGAAAAAGAAGAACTTTCTATTACGAAGGCAAAAATCAGGTTATCCCGTAAGATAGAGTGA
- a CDS encoding phage baseplate assembly protein V encodes MNTPEKSNAASFRPTQNADGVSENHHTGINRLVKLSLVIEGKIIKYYKHFKLKQSTRHHHEFTLILAHDTLGGRQTHALEDANKFLGKRLTAIISYKDIDNSPERTFVGVITGVGFSQEKMSLGNIVLSGYSPTILLDGAPHIQSFGGAQPVNMGIIADEVIRQGIDKGRFDIRVDANNFSQIIYSSQYDETHYNYLARMAEAYGEQFYYDGEVLHFGKLPPQNKPIVLTYGSSANDIKVELKAVHTKPQFYGYNSNKHEKLTSGSTPIKHVGDLAKTAYDHNDAIYKTPALQIAPIRASTHLDVEYSQKSASGSEAVNVFSVSGNTTVPFLHPGCVADMQMRKPDSNETSYFTRIMITEAEHEIDTIGHYHGSFIGIAADTGFLPKPEFTVPKAEPQTATVISNTDPEGQGRIQVRFDWQTSDTTHFIRMMSPDAGGTDQVSQNRGYVAIPEVGDQVMVNFVHSHPDRPFVMGGMFHGGVALGGGINNRLKSIQTRSGIRILLNDEEGSVTILDPSGNSYNMDGKGNISMKAPKNFTLNAGENINITAGKEISVSAGASITSSANEDIVSTAGKDMRLTASGDIRESSDTRTEMVEKEFKRQSETSNEIAGEISMFSELENMTMQSGKIVEFNSAEKSKLF; translated from the coding sequence ATGAACACACCTGAAAAATCAAACGCAGCGTCTTTTCGTCCGACGCAGAATGCAGATGGTGTTTCTGAGAACCACCATACCGGCATTAACCGTTTGGTAAAGCTTTCTCTGGTCATAGAAGGGAAAATTATCAAATACTATAAACATTTTAAGCTTAAGCAGAGTACAAGACATCACCATGAGTTTACCCTTATATTGGCCCATGACACATTGGGAGGGAGGCAAACCCATGCATTAGAGGATGCTAATAAATTCCTTGGAAAACGTCTTACGGCAATCATCTCATATAAAGACATAGACAACAGCCCGGAAAGAACTTTTGTAGGAGTCATTACAGGAGTAGGATTCAGCCAGGAGAAAATGAGTCTTGGAAATATAGTCCTCAGCGGCTACAGTCCTACGATCCTTCTTGACGGAGCCCCTCATATCCAGAGTTTCGGAGGAGCTCAGCCTGTCAATATGGGAATTATTGCTGATGAAGTGATCAGACAGGGAATCGATAAAGGACGCTTTGATATCAGAGTGGATGCGAATAATTTTTCCCAGATTATTTACAGCAGCCAATACGATGAAACCCATTACAATTATCTGGCGAGGATGGCAGAAGCATACGGCGAACAGTTTTACTATGATGGTGAAGTATTGCATTTCGGAAAACTTCCACCTCAGAATAAACCTATTGTACTGACGTATGGAAGCAGTGCCAATGATATCAAGGTTGAGCTGAAAGCAGTTCATACCAAGCCGCAATTTTACGGTTACAACAGTAATAAACATGAAAAGCTGACGTCAGGCTCCACTCCCATCAAACATGTAGGAGATTTGGCTAAAACGGCATATGATCATAACGATGCGATTTATAAAACACCGGCATTACAGATTGCACCGATCAGAGCATCTACCCATCTTGATGTTGAATATTCACAGAAAAGTGCTTCAGGAAGTGAGGCCGTGAATGTTTTTTCTGTTTCAGGAAATACAACGGTTCCTTTTCTTCATCCGGGCTGTGTAGCGGATATGCAGATGCGCAAGCCTGATTCCAATGAAACCTCTTATTTTACAAGAATCATGATCACGGAAGCTGAACATGAGATTGATACAATCGGCCATTACCATGGAAGTTTTATCGGAATTGCAGCAGATACGGGATTCCTCCCAAAACCGGAATTCACCGTTCCCAAAGCTGAACCACAGACTGCAACTGTAATATCAAATACTGATCCTGAAGGACAGGGAAGAATACAGGTAAGGTTCGACTGGCAGACCAGCGATACCACCCATTTTATCAGAATGATGAGCCCGGATGCCGGAGGAACCGATCAGGTTTCTCAAAACAGGGGCTATGTGGCCATTCCCGAAGTCGGGGATCAGGTCATGGTAAATTTCGTTCACAGCCATCCGGACAGACCTTTCGTAATGGGAGGAATGTTCCATGGAGGAGTCGCTCTGGGAGGAGGAATCAACAACCGTTTGAAATCTATACAAACCAGAAGCGGCATCAGAATTTTATTGAATGATGAGGAGGGAAGTGTAACGATTCTGGATCCAAGCGGCAACAGCTATAATATGGATGGTAAAGGCAATATCAGTATGAAAGCGCCTAAAAACTTCACCTTAAATGCCGGAGAAAATATCAATATTACTGCGGGAAAAGAAATCTCAGTGAGTGCAGGAGCAAGCATTACAAGCTCAGCCAATGAAGATATTGTTTCTACGGCGGGAAAAGATATGAGACTTACGGCATCAGGTGATATCAGAGAATCTTCGGACACCAGAACAGAAATGGTAGAGAAGGAATTCAAAAGACAGTCTGAAACGTCTAACGAAATAGCAGGGGAAATTTCCATGTTCAGCGAACTTGAGAATATGACCATGCAGAGCGGAAAAATTGTAGAGTTCAATAGCGCTGAAAAATCAAAACTTTTCTGA
- the tssD gene encoding type VI secretion system tube protein TssD has product MAGNSRGILKFNGGEGQKLLKLNYSVSRSTDVSGRVASDPSNALIKVTIEATEKSDVLESLLNSKYKPTSGEINFNKSHEEGTLITLKWENGYVIQHEVDFDALDSNNMLISFVVSAESITYGNSSYEGLWPLS; this is encoded by the coding sequence ATGGCAGGAAATTCAAGAGGAATCTTAAAATTCAATGGAGGTGAAGGTCAAAAGCTATTAAAGCTTAATTACAGCGTATCGAGATCTACAGATGTTTCAGGACGTGTGGCATCAGACCCGTCAAACGCTCTTATTAAAGTAACCATCGAAGCAACAGAAAAGTCTGATGTTTTGGAGAGCTTACTGAACAGTAAATACAAGCCTACAAGCGGAGAAATCAATTTCAACAAGTCTCATGAAGAAGGGACATTGATCACTTTGAAATGGGAAAATGGATACGTCATCCAGCATGAAGTAGACTTTGATGCTTTAGACAGCAACAATATGCTGATCAGCTTTGTAGTAAGTGCAGAGAGTATTACTTACGGAAATTCATCTTATGAAGGACTTTGGCCTTTAAGCTAA
- a CDS encoding DUF2752 domain-containing protein, which yields MNIEDFMLTCPSKKFLGVECLGCGAQRAIVLVFEGKFSEAFQMYPAVYTLLLFFFTLGLSFIDRKRKYTAVLLIMAAVNLMIMIVSYGYKHYYLHS from the coding sequence ATGAATATCGAAGACTTTATGCTGACCTGTCCCAGTAAAAAATTTCTGGGAGTGGAATGTCTTGGGTGTGGTGCCCAAAGAGCCATTGTGCTGGTATTTGAAGGGAAGTTTTCAGAAGCTTTTCAAATGTATCCTGCCGTATATACCCTGTTATTGTTCTTTTTTACACTTGGTCTGAGCTTCATTGACAGGAAAAGAAAATACACCGCCGTTTTACTTATCATGGCGGCTGTCAATCTAATGATTATGATTGTTTCTTATGGATATAAGCATTATTATTTACATTCTTAA